One window of the Pieris brassicae chromosome 2, ilPieBrab1.1, whole genome shotgun sequence genome contains the following:
- the LOC123718419 gene encoding transient receptor potential channel pyrexia isoform X4, translating to MSEVAEDSDEEVVYISSDESAHGGDLGDRIRVKPSRDIWELEEIQSTLKKLPYAEEMGILLENCQYEETITLAAQADHEGIRTAALWASWMGKNSVLHKLLKLGADPNSTDNSGRSCLHLSCLVANEECVKELLEHGADPNMWDSNTDRKATPLHCAASAKSVNCVKALLNHGADVNAGLSEHSPLHYAVLSDAPDVVSTLLDAGACADTPQVFTETPLHVAASLGSATCVNLLLEAGADVRAALGPGRATALHLAAVDGHAECARLLLDHGAYIDCQNSRGQTALHLAALAQSVEVVELLVDRRADVKAQDVDGRTPLHGAIVRGARACDVARLLLSVGADPNVPDHFGYTPLHIAALNEFSACVLLLLDYGGDVTLRTNGGVSALSFIVRRVPDVVPRYLCKLDDAVHISEHELGDVDCELTIDFRPLVPCLSRGEAELLLAFIDVGRKDVLKHPVAETFLFLKWRRIRKFFVLSFVYHALFITLYSLYILQMFLCEDTTCNIPNYLRPIQYVILLLNIFFMLKEIFQSCLDWSAYIRQWENWLQILIIIGVFLCTVPTWYIDNGEARRNTSTWQHDVAAITIFCCWFELMMIVGRFPTFGLYVQMFTTVTVNFATFLMAYSCLLIAFGLAFSVLFSNYPPFHLPAALVKTVMMMSGELEYEDIFYSECSGSQLQYPITAHAMFLIFVVLVTVILTNLLVGLAVSDIQALQESAGLDRLVRQTQLVAHLESMLFSSMLMCAPKQLLAVLRWGALLTASHMRTLNIRPNDPRESRIPKDLIASVYKMVASRKDTKKSVRKNNNYEFRIRKSEGEDIERQLVKRKSYLYDRFSSDSQNVERRKRTTSESNRNRPMSFNLNAIQELCIVDVKNQLVDITKKLNKLIDTTDGRLTLIENKLKEKQPP from the exons ATGAGTGAAGTCGCCGAGGATTCTGATGAGGAGGTTGTTTACATCTCTAGCGACGAGTCAGCACATGGTGGTGACCTTGGCGACAGGATACGGGTGAAACCGTCCAGGGATATTTGGGAGCTAG AAGAAATACAAAGTACACTAAAAAAGTTGCCGTACGCTGAAGAAATGGGGATATTATTGGAAAACTGTCAATATGAGGAGACGATAACTTTAGCGGCACAAGCGGACCACGAAGGAATAAGGACTGCTGCCCTTTGGGCGTCATGGATGGGAAAGAACTCCGTGCTACACAAGCTGCTAAAGTTAGGAGCAGATCCGAACAGCACAGATAATTCTGGAag GTCATGTCTCCACCTTAGCTGTTTAGTAGCAAACGAAGAATGCGTGAAGGAGCTTTTGGAGCATGGAGCAGACCCCAACATGTGGGACTCAAATACAGACAGAAAGGCAACACCGTTGCACTGTGCCGCTAGTGCGAAATCGGTAAACTGTGTAAAG gCTCTCTTAAATCACGGAGCTGACGTGAATGCAGGTTTGAGCGAGCATTCTCCACTGCATTACGCCGTATTAAGCGATGCACCGGATGTCGTTAGCACACTTTTGGATGCTGGCGCATGCGCTGACACTCCACAG GTCTTCACTGAAACTCCTCTTCACGTAGCAGCCTCTCTTGGTTCTGCGACATGTGTGAATTTACTCCTGGAAGCCGGGGCAGACGTGAGGGCAGCTTTGGGTCCAGGTCGAGCAACCGCATTGCATTTAGCAGCTGTTGATGGCCACGCTGAATGTGCAAGGTTACTTCTGGATCATGGTGCATACATTGACTGCCAGAACTCTAGAGGACAAACTGCTCTCCATCTTG CGGCATTAGCACAGTCTGTGGAAGTAGTAGAACTATTAGTGGACCGTAGAGCAGACGTGAAAGCTCAAGATGTCGACGGCAGGACGCCATTGCACGGAGCGATAGTACGCGGCGCACGCGCATGTGATGTAGCTAGACTTTTGCTGTCCGTCGGTGCTGATCCTAATGTTCCCGACCACTTTGGATATACACCATTGCATATCGCGGCGCTTAATGAGTTTTCTGCTTGCGTGCTATTGTTACTGG ACTACGGTGGTGACGTCACCCTCCGTACCAATGGAGGAGTTTCAGCTCTATCATTTATTGTACGCCGTGTCCCGGATGTGGTGCCACGCTATCTTTGCAAGTTAGATGACGCTGTACACATCAGTGAACATGAGCTGGGAGATGTTGATTGTGAGCTGACTATAGACTTTCGGCCTTTGGTACCATGTCTGTCTCGAGGCGAAGCGGAATTGCTGTTAGCATTCATAGAT gtGGGTAGGAAAGATGTTTTAAAACATCCAGTCGCAGAGACCTTCCTCTTCTTAAAATGGAGAAGAATAAGAAAATTCTTTGTTCTAAGTTTCGTCTACCACGCtttgtttattacattgtACAGTCTTTACATATTAC AAATGTTCCTATGCGAAGATACGACATGCAATATACCGAATTATCTTCGGCCGATCCAATATGTGATCCTTTTActcaatatattctttatgCTGAAGGAAATCTTCCAATCTTGTCTCGATTGGTCCGCATACATCAGACAGTGGGAAAACTGGTTACAAATTCTCATTATTATTGGTGTATTCTTGTGCACA gtcCCGACATGGTATATAGATAATGGTGAAGCGAGAAGAAACACCTCAACATGGCAACACGACGTGGCAGccataacaatattttgttgcTGGTTTGAGCTAATGATGATTGTTGGACGTTTTCCAACATTTGGTCTATACGTTCAAATGTTTACAACGG TGACAGTCAACTTCGCAACATTTCTAATGGCGTACAGCTGTCTCCTGATTGCATTCGGCCTGGCCTTCAGTGTTCTCTTCAGTAACTATCCGCCCTTCCACCTTCCAGCAGCGTTGGTCAAAACTGTCATGATGATGAGTGGTGAATTGGAGTATGaggatatattttatagcgaATGTTCCGGGTCACAATTGCAGTATCCGATCACTGCACATGCCATGTTCCTGATATTTGTCGTACTCGTTACCGTAATATTGACAAATTTGCTCGTAGGGTTGGCTGTTAGTGACATTCAA GCTCTTCAGGAAAGTGCTGGACTAGACAGACTTGTACGTCAAACGCAATTAGTAGCGCACCTAGAAAGCATGTTGTTTAGTTCAATGTTGATGTGTGCACCAAAACAATTGCTCGCTGTGTTACGCTGGGGAGCGTTGTTAACGGCTTCTCATATGCGTACACTGAATATAAGGCCCAATGATCCTAGGGAAAGTAGA ATACCAAAAGACTTAATAGCATCCGTCTACAAAATGGTTGCCAGCCGTAAAGACACGAAGAAAAGTGtccgtaaaaataataattacgaatTCCGCATACGAAAGAGTGAGGGCGAGGACATTGAAAGGCAGCTAGTGAAgcgaaaaagttatttatatgacAGATTTTCTTCTGACAGCCAAAATGTGGAAAGACGAAAAAGGACCACTTCCGAATCAAATAGAAATAGGCCTATGTCTTTTAATTTGAATGCAATACAAGAACTGTGTATTGTTGATGTGAAGAACCAGTTAGTTGATAtaacaaagaaattaaataaactgatAGATACAACGGATGGCCGGTTaacattaattgaaaataaattaaaagaaaagcaACCTCCATAA